The proteins below are encoded in one region of Aquisphaera giovannonii:
- a CDS encoding helix-turn-helix domain-containing protein, producing the protein MTSLAQRVRDLRYSKGWGPDELASRAEISRTALYQIESGKTGLPRAGTLQRIALALDVPMDELLADGETTVATGVRPVRAQSVTSRTEELKDWITAEGASLSPAPNGYNGQGHAATVLLDDLRADSGRFEMDAHRRTSPFACDPLLMREGELMSKLHDLIHSRMGSGVARIIDDLHAFVQRGRTGT; encoded by the coding sequence ATGACGTCGTTGGCCCAGCGCGTCCGAGATCTTCGCTATTCCAAGGGATGGGGCCCGGATGAGCTCGCGAGCCGGGCGGAGATCTCCCGGACGGCGCTCTATCAAATCGAGAGCGGCAAGACCGGGCTGCCGCGTGCGGGGACGCTGCAACGCATTGCACTTGCGCTCGACGTGCCCATGGACGAGCTGCTCGCGGACGGCGAGACGACCGTCGCGACCGGCGTCCGCCCGGTGAGGGCGCAGTCGGTCACCAGCCGGACGGAAGAGCTCAAGGATTGGATCACGGCCGAGGGTGCCTCGCTCAGCCCCGCCCCGAATGGCTACAACGGCCAGGGGCACGCCGCGACGGTCCTGCTCGACGACCTGCGGGCCGACTCCGGCCGCTTCGAGATGGACGCCCATCGACGCACGTCCCCGTTCGCATGCGACCCGCTGCTGATGAGGGAAGGCGAGCTTATGTCCAAGCTCCACGACCTCATTCACTCAAGGATGGGCTCCGGCGTGGCTCGAATCATCGACGATCTGCACGCGTTCGTCCAGCGGGGACGGACCGGCACTTGA